GGGAACAGACCCCGGGGTACAACATCACTATCACAGCCACAGATAGGGGCcagcctcccctttcctccagcaCAACCATCACTCTGCACGTCGCTGATGTCAACGACAATGCACCTGTTTTCCAACAGCCCGCCTATCTGGTAAACGTACCAGAAAACAACCAGCCCGGTACCTCCATAACCCAGGTCAAAGCATGGGATGCAGATCTAGGACCAAATGGCCTCGTCTCCTACTCCATCATAGCCAGCGACCTAGACCCAAAGGCGATGTCATCATTCGTGTCCGTGAACCAGGACAGTGGAGTGGTGTTCGCGCAGCGCGCCTTCGACCACGAGCAGCTGCGCTCCTTCCAGCTGACACTGCAAGCCCGCGACCAGGGCTCGCCCGGGCTCAGCGCCAACGTGAGCATGCGCGTGCTGGTGGGCGACCGCAACGACAACGCACCCCGCGTGCTGTACCCTGCGCTGGAGCCCGATGGTTCCGCGCTCTTTGACATGGTGCCTCGCGCTGCCGAGCCCGGATATCTGGTCACCAAAGTGGTGGCAGTGGACGCAGACTCTGGACACAATGCCTGGCTGTCGTATCACGTGCTGCAGGCCAGCGACCCTGGGCTATTCAGCCTGGGCCTGCGCACTGGCGAGGTGCGCACAGCGCGTGCCTTGGGCGACAAGGACGCGGCTCGGCAGCGCCTTCTGGTCGCTGTGCGTGATGGTGGACAGCCACCGCTCTCTGCCACTGCTACATTGCTTCTAGTTTTCGCAGACAGCCTACAAGAAGCATTGCCGGACCTCGTCGATCATCCCTCCCCTTCCGACTCTCAGAGTGAGCTTCAATTTTACCTGGTGGTGGCCTTGGCCTTGGTCTCAGTGCTTTTCCTCCTCGCGATAATTTTGGCCATTGCTTTGCGCTTGGGACAGTCTTCCAGCCCGTCAACCACTGCCTGCTTAGGGTCGGTGCTTGGCTCCAAGTCTCCACCTGTACTTCCACCCAACTACAGTGAAGGAACTTTGCCCTATGCCTATAATTTGTGCGTGCCTGGAGAGCAAGCTAAGccagattttaattttctcacaTCTGTTGGTGATTACCCAGCCGCAAAAGATATTCTCAACAAAGATAGCTCCTCAGCACTGTTGGCTAGCATTTTAACTCCTAGTGTTGAAGCAGACGAGAAGACCTTTGACCAGGTATTTAATCTTATACTTTTTATATGCCGGTACGCCAATGCACTCCAATACAGTAGTGCTATTTTAAAGGTTtcgtttgtgtttgcttttgtttttgtttagttttgagacagaatctctctatgtagtcctagttgtcctggaattctctgtgtagaccaaactgacctggaattcacagagatctacttgactctgcttcccgagtgctgagaatAAACGCATGATCCAACTGGCCCGCTCTATTTTTGGAGCTTAAAGCTCCTAGGGGAAATCTAGACCAAACTCATGGGTATCACTGTGTTTGGAAGGGATGTGGAAACGTGATTTGGTGACAAAGCTCATGTGCTTCGTGTGGAATATGCGCAGTTCCATCCAGCACACACAACAGGGGGTTGGTTGTGCTTAAATACACTCCTATCCAAGcatattgaattctttttttttttgagggttgcTTGTGTAGTATGCCCTAGTCCTGGCTTTCATTACtaattctctcctccctctcctcctgcctctaacacATGCAAGTATATGAAAATCTCACGTgagtttttcattaaaaatgccTTGCAGTTATAGATATGAAATACAGttatattttattaccttttaaaTGATAACCATTATGCTATTCAAAGTTTAAATGAaacatttcatctttattttgcttgttaaaaaacaaaagaactcacTTTAAAAACAACTCcggtggggactggagagattggcTTAGTGGTTGAAAGCACCGCTGCTCTTTGGCCGAGCACCCACAACTGTcggctcaccactgcctgtaactccagttccacctTCTCCTGGACCTCACATGAACCCACATTCACATATGCGCATACTCACAAAGACACGCGCATACCCACAgaattcaaacaataaaataaaaacttgcatAAAAAAGTATTAATAATAGCCAATAATAGCCATGAGTCCTACCTGCGGATTTTGTGGGCCATGCTGTTTTCACATCCACGGATGTCGTGTCTCTTCCGTCAGCAAAGCCAGTCCGAATGGAATCACAACTAGTCTGCGCATTTCCAGTTCCAGTAGTGTTCTGAAACGTTTTTAATTAAACAAGTTCATTTAATACTTACCCTTTTCATAAGTGCGCTTGACAGATTTTACATCACATCACTATTGTTTGCGGTTTTCAACTTCACAAATGTGTATGATTCACGGAAAAGGTGAGTGTGACAATTTCCTCTGCCACAAACACCAGGTTTTTCTTAGTGTTGTAATAATAAGATTGGACTCTAGGCGCCGCTGTTGACCAATCAAGGAATGGGAGGACAAAGCTATTGAGTCCTCCCGAACCTCCACCACACAAAGCTGAAAGGGATGGATACTCACGCGTCTTAATTCTGGAAATAAGAACACCTTTGTCCGCTTCGGGATATATTTTGGATGCGGACATCCTGGAACCTCGTAGACACAAAAGGtgattcagaaataaataaataaataaacctgcgCAAGACCCCACTGAAGAGAGCTCACACCCGGCCATGGCGAATCAGCCTCAGAGACCGTACTGCAGCGCGCTGGTCCCGCTGTGCATTTTCCTGGGAACCTTGTTGACGTTTGGGGCAGGGCAGATCCGATACTCGGTGCCAGAAGAGACAGATAAAGGCTTCTTCGTGGGCAACATCTCCAAAGACCTGGGGCTGGAGCCCTGGGAGGTTGCGGAACGCGGAGTCCGCATCGTCTCCAGAGACGCCGAAACGGAGCTTTTCGCTCTGAATCCGCGAGGTGGCAGCTTGGTCACCGCAGGTAGGATCGACCGTGAAGAGTTGTGTGATACATTGCCCTCCTGCTTGCTAAATTTGGAGATTCTCGTGGAGGACACCCTGAAAATTTACGGACTGGAGGTGGAAATAACGGACATTAACGATAATGCCCCAAGCTTccgggaagaggaggtggagatcAAAGTCAGTGAGCAGGCTAGTCCTGGATCACGATTTCCTCTTCCTAACGCTAGGGATCCAGACGCGGGGATGAACTCCCTCCAGAGCTACCAGCTCAGCCCTAGTAGCTACTTTTCTTTGCAGGTGAGAGGCGGAACCGATGGGGACAAGAACCCAGAGCTCGTGCTGGAGGAAGGCCTGGATCGGGAGAAAGAGGCATCTCACCATCTTCTCCTCACAGCCTTAGATGGGGGAGATCCCATCCGCAAGGGCACGGTTCCCGTTCGTGTGGTGGTCCTCGACGTTAATGACCACACCCCAAAGTTCACACAGTCTGTGTACAAAGTAAGTGTACCCGAAAGCCTCAGCTCTGGAACTCGGGTGCTCGTGGTAAACGCCACAGACCCAGACGAGGGTATTAACGGGGAAGTGAAGTACTCGTTCCGGAAAGTGAAAAGCAAAGCTTCTGAAATCTTTCAGTTGAATCCTCAAACTGGAGAAGTTCTAGTCGGAAAGCATCTGGATTTTGAAAAGTACAGATTCTACGAgatggaagttcaaggccaagatGGTGGAGGCCTCTTGAGTACCGCCACGTTGCTGATCACAGTTGTGGATGTGAATGATAACACTCCAGAGATAACTGTCACCTCTTCCGTTAACTCCTTGATGGAAAATTCTCCTTCAGGTACAGTGATTGCTCTTTTAAACGTCCAAGATCAAGATTCTGGAGAAAACGGTCAGGTCACTTGCTTCATTCCTAGTGATCTTCCTTTTAAGTTAGAAAAGACTTACGGAAATTACTATAAATTGATAACAAATAGTGAACTGGATCGGGAGCAGGTGGAGAGCTACAATATTACATTAATCGCCAAAGATCAGGGAAGTCCACCCTTGTCTACTGAAACTCATCTCCTGCTGAAAGTGGCGGATGCCAACGATAACCCTCCAGTTTTCACTCACCCCTCTTACTCTGCCTACATTCCTGAAAACAACCCCAGAGGCTCTTCCATCTTCTCAGTGACCGCAGTTGATAGGGACAGCAGAGAAAATGCCCAGGTCACTTACTCTCTGGCTAAGGACACAATCCAGGGATCACCTCTATCCTCTTATGTTTCTATCAACGCAGACACCGGTGTGCTGTATGCCCTGCAGTCCTTCGACTATGAGCAGTTCCAAACCCTACAACTGAGAGTGACTGCTAGTGACAGTGGGGACCCACCATTAAGCAGCAATATTTCGCTGACCCTGTACGTGCTGGACCAGAACGACAATACTCCAGAGATCCTGTACCCCTCTCTCCCTACTGATGGCTCCACTGGGGTGGAATTGGCGCCCCGCTCTGCAGAGCCGGGTTATTTGGTGACCAAGGTGGTGGCAGTGGACAGAGACTCGGGGCAGAACGCCTGGCTGTCCTATCGCCTGCTCAAAGCCAGCGAGCCAGGGCTCTTCTCCGTGGGGCTGCACACAGGCGAGATTCGCACTGCCCGCGCCTTGATGGACAAAGATGCTCTCAAGCAGAGCCTTGTGGTAACTGTACAGGATCACGGCCAGCCTCCCCTCTCCGCTACTGTCAGACTTACTGTGGCCGTGGCTGACAGCATCCCAGAGGTTCTGGAGGATTTGGTTAGTCTGGAGACTCCCGCCAATCCTGACGAGTCAGGCCTCACCCTCTACCTAGTGGTGGCCATCACCGCAGTCTCTTGCATCTTCCTCATCTTTGTCATGGTACTATTGGCTCTCAGGCTTCGGCGCTGGCACTCCTCGCGTCTGCTCCAGGCTGCCAGCGGATTGGCTGGCATGCCTCCTTCTCATTTTGTGGGCGTGGACGGGGTGCGAGCTTTTCTCCAGACCTATTCCCATGAGGTTTCGCTCACTGCAGACTCGAGGAAGAGTCACCTGATCTTTCCGCAGCCCAACTATGCAGACACGCTCATCAGCCAGGAGAGCTGTGGGAAAAGCGAGCCTCTCTTGATAGCTGAAGACTCAGCTACCATTTTAGGCAAATGTGACCCGACAGATATTCAGGTGAGATAAATTTCTTTACCTCCCAAATGTTGCTGTTTTGACACAAATTTTGAAGGGACTTTTGTTGAGCTGGTTATGAAAATTAGGTCTGGGTGAAAATAAGCACTCtatacatatatagaacattTGTCTCTTTGTTTGTGTACCTTACCATCATCAGATTAACATTTTTTCAGAAGGCTTTATCAAAGTCGATTTTTAGTGCttgcatgttttcttttgattttgtaaGGCTAGATCGATTCTCTTTGCTTGCTTTGTAGTGCGTTAACTTCAGTACCGTTTGTCTATCGTCATGATCTGTGGCTGTCAATGTAAACTAATTGTGATTTAGTTCGATGACTCAtagattttatttcaatttcacaGCCTCTCTATAGTCTACCATGGTTTGCTTCTAATGTGTAAATTTAACTCAGGAACATGGTCTCTGCAGCGTTTCCTCCCTTATCTACACACTATTTATAGTGAGATTTTCTTCTGAGTACAGAacagttcagttttgttttgtttgttctttgaaggTTGGTGGTATTTTGGGGTCCTGTTGACTACTTCAATTTTGTGTTGATGCTTCACCCTATCAAAACAGACGCATAACAGGACtttctttgttgggagagggaataCAGGATCATTTTCTTAGGCTCCCTATCTATCCTACTGTGAATTCACTAGATTATTCTAAGAATAACCTGACTGTTGTTGAGTTGATGttgcttccttttgttgtttttttttttactgtagtgTTGTGTgtaatgctttttctttttttcctgttttttcttctcttgttcttttctatttttcctttccttttgtggaATGTTTTTTAATGTAACAGATTCACATATAGAAatgtttatcccatgcttctcaGAGAGGGGCGTGGGTGTTTGGATTGCATAAGTGATTGATTCAGTGGCCAATCATGTGCTTAGCATGTAAGACCCTTGGTGAAATCTCTAGCACAAGGGGGGTgggacttcttcttcttcttcttcttcttcttcttcttcttcttcttctttttctctttcctcctcctcttcctctttgttgaAGTGTTCTCTTCCTTCATCGTCGTCTTTCATCTAGAAGTCTTGGATTacagctttcttttcttaagcTCATTTTTCACTACACTTAAGCATATTCAACTGTGgtaatcagaaagaaaaagcccTTGCTATCAGAGCCTCAATACTTATCCAGTAATATGCATATTATCTGAAGCAAaggcaaacaacaaaaagagacttATCTAGAAGATTTAATCACATGAATCACTTCCATAATTAAACTCTACATTCCTATGTCACACCTGGAGATTTGATTCAAGTTATTTGTGCATTAATATTTCCTTTCAAGTTAATGGTTTACACTTAGGAGTTGATCTTAATATAATTCATTGTAAATTTGGTGATTGAACACAATTCTTCAACTGTTGTTAGTTCTTCCTACATATGCTTAAATTTGTCTTGAAGCCAAGAAGAATATTTGAGTGTTTTGAGTAGTGTTTATACTTATGGAATTccaaactcaaaaaagaaaaaaatccttaaggTACTACACTTGAACTAGAATTAGATTATTCAAAATGCTATGATTGGTAGGGAGAGATTGCACAGTGTTTTAAAGCACAATCTAAACGAGGTGGGGAGCTGTGAACAGAACGCTGAAAGCTGATTTGCAAGTCGCTGAAGATTCAGTTGGGATGCACCatatagttcatttaaataaaagggtaaaaaagaaaatgcGCTCACACGTCATTAAATTCTTAAGGGTGAACAAACATTTAACAATCCCTGTAATGCATCTATATTATAACTAGAAATAATTTATGGCGCTGATCATCTTTATTTCAAATGTGCCCTAAATAGTATGGAGTGCCCTGTCTCTAGCAATTATGCATGTGTCAGGTTTTCCCAAACCACTTGGTGGGGCTATTTTCCACGTGGTCTTGAGAAGAGTCTTGCCTGGCTCCTCCACCGTGTGCGTCTCCTCTGACAGGAGAAGACAGGCCTTTTACTCTATCATTGCTTGGTTAATAGCTATGCTACAGATCCCATCTCTGGGGGCTTTGTTCAATAGCAACACTGGAAAACAAATTCTAAACTCAAACTCCTTTGTTGCTTTTGTCCCAACAAAGAGTTCTGTATACCTAATCCCATTGAGTCTGTAAAGGCTTCTGGTTGCAATTTTATGAGTGGACTCTGGGCGCCGCTGTTGTCCAGTTCGCTGTAAGAGCTGACTCCCAGGCTCTATGGGTTGAAATTGTGAACGTTCACTGAAGGCTTAAAGAGTGAGGGGGACTTGAATCTTCTGCTTAGCAAATCAGATTAGAGACTGTGAGATCTTCAAACTTGGAGGGAGCGTTTGGGTTTTCTTCGTGGTGGAAGTAATTCGTGAAGCCTTCCCGCTTCACCCGGGAACCTCTGAGAAGGATGGAGCCCAAAGTGAAACCAGGGAGCAGGACCCGGTGGAGGCAAGTAGTCTTTCCGTTCTTGCTGCCTTTGTTCTGCACGGGGCTTTCGGAGCAAGTCCGATATTCTATTCCCGAAGAAATGGCCATGGGCTCGGTTGTGGGCAACCTCGCTGTGGACCTGGGGCTGCCTGTTCGTGATTTACGGACTCGAAACCTCAGAGTTATCGCAGAGAAACCGTACCTTGCTGTGAACCCTGAGAACGGGAACATAGTTGTGAGCAACAGAATAGATCGAGAGTTACTGTGCTTCCAAAGCTCCCTGTGTGTCCTGCCCTTAGAGATTGTGGCAGAAAACCCCCTAAACGTCTTTCACATCAGCGTGGTGATAGAAGACATAAATGAtaatcctccccacttcctccaaaAGAGTATTGTTTTACAAATCAATGAACTTGCAATTCCAGGCACTAGGTTTGGCCTGGAATCTGCCATAGACGAAGATGTAGGACCGCACTCCCTCCAGAGTTACCAGCTCAGTAAGAATGAGCATTTCTCTCTGGTGGTGAAGGACAAGGCTGAAGGCAAGGATGCCCCAGAATTACTGTTAGAGAAGCCTTTAGACAGGGAAAAGCAGAGCTCCCAGCTCTTGGTCCTGACCGCGGTGGACGGGGGAGAACCAGTACTAACTGGCACTGCTCAAATTGAAATCGAAGTCACTGATGCTAATGATAACCCCCCAGTGTTCAGCCAGGATTTGTACAAAGTCAGTCTTAGAGAGAACGTGCCCTCAGGCACTTCTGTGCTAAAGGTGGTGGCCACCGACCAGGACGAGAGTGTCAATGCAGAGGTCACCTACTTCTTCAAATCAGTAGGAGATGATATTAGAAATAAGTTTATCCTAGATGACCAAAATGGAGAAATTAAATCTGAAGGCCCTATAGACTTTGAAACCAAGAGAACTTATACCATGAGCATAGAGGCCAAGGACGGTGGAGGCATGGCCACAGAATGTAAAGTTATTATAGAAATTCTGGATGAAAACGACAATGCCCCGGAAGCAGTTTTTACTTCGGTGTCCAATTCTATAACCGAAAATGCAGAACCTGGGACAGTGGTGGCTCTGTTCAAAACATATGATAAAGattcagaagaaaatggaagggtgATGTGCTTCATAAAAGAAACGGTTCCTTTTAGAATTGAATCTTCTGCCAGTAATTACTATAAGCTTGTAACTGATGGGGTTCTGGACCGGGAGCAGACTCCAGTGTACAATGTCACCATCGTCGTCACTGATAGAGGCAAGCCACCCCTCTCCTCCAGCACAAGCGTCACGCTGCACGTTGGGGACATCAATGACAACGCTCCAGTTTTCCACCAGGCCTCCTACTTGATCCAAGTGGCTGAAAATAACCCGCCTGGTGCTTCCATTGCACAAGTAAGCGCCTCCGACCCGGATTTGGGGCCCAATGGCCATGTTTCCTACTCTATCATAGCCAGCGACCTGGAAAATAAATCGCTATGGTCCTACGTATCCGTGAACCAGGACAGCGGGGTAGTTTTCGCGCAGCGCGCCTTGGACCATGAGCAGCTGCGCTCCTTCCAACTGACATTGCAGGCGCGAGACCAGGGCTCGCCCGTGCTCAGCGCCAACGTGAGCATGCGCGTGCTGGTGGGCGACCGCAACGACAATGCACCACGCGTGCTGTACCCCGCGCTCGAGTCCGATGGTTCCGCGCTCTTCGATATGGTACCGCGCGCCGCCGAGCCCGGATACCTGGTCACTAAGGTGGTGGCAGTGGACGCAGACTCCGGACACAATGCCTGGTTGTCGTATCACATGCTGCAGGCCAGTGATCCCGGACTCTTCAGCCTGGGGCTGCGCACTGGCGAGGTCCGCACAGCGCGTGCCTTGGGCGACAAGGACGCAGCTCGGCAGAGCCTTCTGGTAGCTGTGCTTGATGGTGGACAGCCACCGCTCTCGGCTACAGCCACGCTGCACCTGATCTTCGCTGACAGCCTGCAGGAGGTCCTGCCAGACCTCAGCGATGACCCTCTGCCATCGGACCCCCAGAGTGAGCTTCAGTTTTACCTGGTGGTGGCCTTGGCCTTGGTCTCAGTACTCTTTCTTTTCGTTGTGATTCTGGCCATGGTCCTTCGTCTTCGACAGTCCCACAGTCCTGCAGCCTCAGACTGCTTTCAGTCTGGGCTCTGTTGTAAGACTAGACCAGGGGTTTCTCTCAACTACAGTGAGGGGACTCTGCCTTATTCCTACAATCTTTATGTTGCTTCCAATAGTCAAAAAACATCTCATTTTCTTACCTTAACACCAGAAATGGTCCCTCCGCAAGATCTTTCAATGCAAGCTTCTGTGGAAGTGAGTGTCCCTGAGGAGAACAAGACAGTCTCTGATTCTCTCGCTTCTACCCACGTGAGTTTCAATGTGCCTTTCATTCgcaatttgtttaattttcatattcgattggaatgattttttttaacagggtccagttgtcctggaactcactgtgtagaccaggttggcattgaacacacagaggtcctcctccctctgctggaattaaaactGTGTGCCACAACATCTGGCTTTGAAAGGAATATCTTAAAGCACATTATACTCACAATCTCCTGTTTGATTTGCACAATCtcacttcctttcctgtcttttctctatGAGCCAGTAACTGCCACCATTAGGCTTcaggattttgaaatattttatcctTATACATCAAAACTCAAAACATAGAAGTATTATGGCTCACTGCCTTTCAAGTAATtctaaacagtgtgtgtgtgtgcgtgtgtgtgtctgtctgtgccacgtggaggtcagaggacaacttttgagagttggttctctatTTCTACCTTGTGAGTCCCAGGAACTTAACTCAGATTCAGTTAGGTTGggcagcaggtgcctttccctgctgagcatCTCATGCTGAGCCTACTCAAATATAAACTGAACTAtacttttgtttctctgtagttgtTTCTTGGGAGATCAATATCTTGAGCTTATGaggctttttctttattaatataaattgaGAAATACTATGTACAAAAAGGTTCTCAAATATGATGTGATAATAATTTGGTAATAGTGTTCAGATATAGTAAGGGTTCTTTTAATCCCATTTTTATGTCTGGTCTTTTCCCACGAGTATCTGTAAGTTTccttccaattttattttctggctACCAGAGGCTGGAGGCTAGCTCAGTTAGAGTTTATACTTAAGCACTGGAGATAGCTAAGGTCCACTGTCCTGCAGCCATCATCAAACACAGCTTCTAAACACATGAAATATGTCCTCTCCTAGAATCTTTTCTACATTCTGATGTGCTTCTAAATGTACGGCCAATAATTCTCAGTTACTAAAATTAGGTCGGTTACCCAAGACAAGGTAATTTTATAGTATTCTTCAGATTCCTAGTTTTCTTACTAAGTCTTACTCAACACCAGAGATCTACTGAAATTTTGTCTTATTGGgcaaaaacaggaaaacacaaacagctactgaaaataatttcaaggAAGTGGGTTTGTAGGTAAAATATGAGAGAACTAAAATGCTCAGTGAACTGTCCACTACTGttaaatctttctgtctccatctccacttGAAGAACAGTAGATGGAGCTATTCAAGGTACAAGGCCAAAGTAATTCTCTCCCTTAGTTCAGGACTGTGCAGTAATTGGTTCAGACTCTGAGCGCCGCTGTTCAACCAGGGAGGAAAAGGCAGCGAAGCCCTGCTCGCTGACTTTGCATGCGCCTAAAGCACAAAGCAGATAGATTAAGACAAAAACACCTCTCGGAGGAAACTGGCCACAGGAGCGGGTCCCATCTCCTGACTGTAGGGTTCCAAGGCCTGAAAAGCGGATTCTGGTTTAAGTGGTCAAAGGCAGGATTGGAGATAATCCTTAAGTGACAATGATCCCTGCGCAATGGCGCGAGGATGGCAAAGGGCTGGTCTTGCTGGCTGTCCTCCTCGGGATCCTATGGGAGGCCGGATCCACCCAGATACACTATTCAGTtcctgaggagctggagaaaggatCTAGGGTGGGCAACATCTCCAAGGACCTGGGGCTGGAGCCCCGCGAGCTGGCGGAGCGAGGGGGCCGCATCGTCTCCAGAGGTAGGACTCAACTTTTCGCTCTGAACCCGCGGAGCGGCAGCTTGGTCACCGCGGGCAGGATAGACCGGGAGGAGCTGTGCATGGGGTCCATCAGTTGTCAATTAAATCTAGAGATTCTGATGGAAGATATAGGGAAAATCTACGGAGTGGAGGTAGAAGTGCGGGACATTAACGACAATGCTCCCTACTTCCGTGAGCgtgaattagaaataaaaatgattgaaaacGCCGCCGCTGGGATGCGGTTCCCTCTTCCCCACGCTTGGGATCCAGATATCGGGAAGAACTCTCTTCAGAGCTACCAGCTCAGCCCGAATGCTCACTTCTCGCTGGAGGTGCAGAAAGGAGCTGATGGTAACAAGTACCCAGAGTTGGTGCTGGAGCGCGCACTGGACCGCGAGGAAAAGGCGGAGCACCTCCTGGTCCTCACAGCTTCAGACGCGGGGGACCCAGTTCGCACGGGCACGGCGCGCATCCGCGTGACAGTCCTAGACGCGAACGACAACGCACCTGTGTTTGCTCGGTCCGAGTACCGCGTGAGTGTGCGGGAGAACGTGGCTGTGGGCACTCAGCTGCTGCAAGTCAATGCCACCGACCCGGACGAAGGAGTCAATGCGGAAGTGATGTATTCCTTCCGGTATGTGGACGACAAGGCGGCTAAAGTTTTCAAGCTAGACCGTCATTTGGGGACAATATCAACAACAGGGGAGCTGGACCACGAGGAATCGGGTTTCTACGAGATGGACGTGCAAGCAACCGACAAAGCGGGATATTCTGCACGGGCCAAAGTCCTCGTCACAGTTCTGGACATGAACGACAATGCTCCTGAAGTAACCATCACGTCCCTCACCAGCTCCGTTCCAGAAAACTCTCCCCGAGGGACATTAATAgcccttttaaatgtaaatgatcAAGACTCGGGGGAAAATGGACAGGTAGTCTGTTCCATCCAGGAGAATCTGCCCTTTAAATTAGAGAAATCTTATGGAAACTATTATAGTTTAGTCACAGACACAGTCCTAGACCGAGAACAGGTTCCTAGCTACAACATCACAGTGACCGCAACTGATAGAGGAAGCCCGCCCCTGTCAACCGAAACTCACCTCTCGCTGATCATAGCAGACACGAACGATAACCCACC
This sequence is a window from Microtus ochrogaster isolate Prairie Vole_2 chromosome 18, MicOch1.0, whole genome shotgun sequence. Protein-coding genes within it:
- the LOC101987887 gene encoding protocadherin gamma-A11 isoform X4; this encodes MANQPQRPYCSALVPLCIFLGTLLTFGAGQIRYSVPEETDKGFFVGNISKDLGLEPWEVAERGVRIVSRDAETELFALNPRGGSLVTAGRIDREELCDTLPSCLLNLEILVEDTLKIYGLEVEITDINDNAPSFREEEVEIKVSEQASPGSRFPLPNARDPDAGMNSLQSYQLSPSSYFSLQVRGGTDGDKNPELVLEEGLDREKEASHHLLLTALDGGDPIRKGTVPVRVVVLDVNDHTPKFTQSVYKVSVPESLSSGTRVLVVNATDPDEGINGEVKYSFRKVKSKASEIFQLNPQTGEVLVGKHLDFEKYRFYEMEVQGQDGGGLLSTATLLITVVDVNDNTPEITVTSSVNSLMENSPSGTVIALLNVQDQDSGENGQVTCFIPSDLPFKLEKTYGNYYKLITNSELDREQVESYNITLIAKDQGSPPLSTETHLLLKVADANDNPPVFTHPSYSAYIPENNPRGSSIFSVTAVDRDSRENAQVTYSLAKDTIQGSPLSSYVSINADTGVLYALQSFDYEQFQTLQLRVTASDSGDPPLSSNISLTLYVLDQNDNTPEILYPSLPTDGSTGVELAPRSAEPGYLVTKVVAVDRDSGQNAWLSYRLLKASEPGLFSVGLHTGEIRTARALMDKDALKQSLVVTVQDHGQPPLSATVRLTVAVADSIPEVLEDLVSLETPANPDESGLTLYLVVAITAVSCIFLIFVMVLLALRLRRWHSSRLLQAASGLAGMPPSHFVGVDGVRAFLQTYSHEVSLTADSRKSHLIFPQPNYADTLISQESCGKSEPLLIAEDSATILGKCDPTDIQQAPPNTDWRFSQAQRPGTSGSQNGDETGTWPNNQFDTEMLQAMILASASEAADGSSTLGGGAGTMGLSARYGPQFTLQHVPDYRQNVYIPGSNATLTNAAGKRDGKAPAGGNGNKKKSGKKEKK
- the LOC101987887 gene encoding protocadherin gamma-B1 isoform X19 encodes the protein MEPKVKPGSRTRWRQVVFPFLLPLFCTGLSEQVRYSIPEEMAMGSVVGNLAVDLGLPVRDLRTRNLRVIAEKPYLAVNPENGNIVVSNRIDRELLCFQSSLCVLPLEIVAENPLNVFHISVVIEDINDNPPHFLQKSIVLQINELAIPGTRFGLESAIDEDVGPHSLQSYQLSKNEHFSLVVKDKAEGKDAPELLLEKPLDREKQSSQLLVLTAVDGGEPVLTGTAQIEIEVTDANDNPPVFSQDLYKVSLRENVPSGTSVLKVVATDQDESVNAEVTYFFKSVGDDIRNKFILDDQNGEIKSEGPIDFETKRTYTMSIEAKDGGGMATECKVIIEILDENDNAPEAVFTSVSNSITENAEPGTVVALFKTYDKDSEENGRVMCFIKETVPFRIESSASNYYKLVTDGVLDREQTPVYNVTIVVTDRGKPPLSSSTSVTLHVGDINDNAPVFHQASYLIQVAENNPPGASIAQVSASDPDLGPNGHVSYSIIASDLENKSLWSYVSVNQDSGVVFAQRALDHEQLRSFQLTLQARDQGSPVLSANVSMRVLVGDRNDNAPRVLYPALESDGSALFDMVPRAAEPGYLVTKVVAVDADSGHNAWLSYHMLQASDPGLFSLGLRTGEVRTARALGDKDAARQSLLVAVLDGGQPPLSATATLHLIFADSLQEVLPDLSDDPLPSDPQSELQFYLVVALALVSVLFLFVVILAMVLRLRQSHSPAASDCFQSGLCCKTRPGVSLNYSEGTLPYSYNLYVASNSQKTSHFLTLTPEMVPPQDLSMQASVEVSVPEENKTVSDSLASTHQAPPNTDWRFSQAQRPGTSGSQNGDETGTWPNNQFDTEMLQAMILASASEAADGSSTLGGGAGTMGLSARYGPQFTLQHVPDYRQNVYIPGSNATLTNAAGKRDGKAPAGGNGNKKKSGKKEKK